The Choristoneura fumiferana chromosome Z, NRCan_CFum_1, whole genome shotgun sequence DNA window GGGCCGGttggatgtgtcagatatttttgcatgttttGCTGTGGAAGATATTAATGCttcatattaattaattaagggTAAGTAGATTGTTGTCAAAGCACTTCTCTCAAGCACTATTCTTCTCAGTTTATTCATCTCTGTTTCATCATCTCTGTTTGGTCTGTCTAAAACGACAAAATACTAGTTTGAATTTAAAGACTAGCTGATCACCGTGATAGCTGTAATGCAGCATGAGAATTAATGCAAAATAAAAagagttttaataaaaatgtgttattgTACCTTGTCACAATATTAAGTACAATGACAATCTAAAATATATGTCCGACTCATTGTGAGCATAATAAGTCTGAAAAGTAACTGATCAAACTGATGTAATCTGTTATTGTTAGATTCATGTTTACAATGTTTTCTTAAGTCGAAGGgattatcataaaattaatgttttatgatTTTTCCCAGTTCTTTTATTTATCAAACTTATTTCCTATTATATACTTTAAAATCTTAGATATGAACTAAAAAGATGTTTTAAGGAGCGGTTTTGGGCCAAAAATCgaaaacaattttattctaaAAAATTGTGTCCGGACAACACCTTGGCTTTAGGGGTCAATATTGACAGGAATTGGTTTGAAGAATCTCAAGGTAACAAAAATTGCTGGCATGTTTAGTTCACTTATTTTACCAAACACTATTTTTCCATGAGAATAATAatgaatgatgaatgatgatgattgaatgtcacaaataaatgttttctttctttctttctttaaatcacTTAGCACTAAAGTCCATAAGTATTAGCATAATTCGTATAATATGTTTCAGCAACCTCCTAAAATGTTTGTTTGATGTTTATGTtgttactagctattgcccgcagCTTTGCCCCCGTTACGGTCTTTTCAAAAAATTTGTAATATGTGCCTTatcctgacaataacaaacacaaccaaaaaaataattatccaatttGGTGCCGTCATTCGGAAGTTATGCTCTTACacacttatttatatagatagactaGCTGTTGTCTGCTTTTGAcctgagaattttatatattagaaagaAGAAGACAGGTAAGTAAATTGTACACTAATGACTTACTTTTGTCTTAGGATTTGAAAAAGGGGAATGTAGTAATTTTTACCCTGGTGAGCACCCACTATCTGAAGAGGAAACAATGGCTTTGGCAAGCTTAATAGATAGAATAGCTCCAAGAACAATTGCCTTTTTCAACTTACGAGCATTTGATCAATTAATAACTATACCTTATGCCCAAAGTGGTAAACTGTCAATGAACCATAACACACTTGTGGGTATAAAAAACTGAACTTCTCTTGAACTGAAGTCTATTGGATTGCATATTAAAATTAGGGCTTGCATTCTGAGATTCCAGAAATCTCAGACGATTTTGGAAGATATTTCAAACCTGGACTGGCACTTTCAATAttgataatacggtatttgactattttgtatatgttttatgaattaaaactacacaatgcctggtATCGAATAGATAATCAATTTTtaagtaccgccatacttgctgcatagagaaaagcgtttgagaaagagacaggtatatagatttttcaaaaaatcactataaatccaattttcaaccaatttatattttctcttcgctaaacactatctgtatatctttGATCATCGTAGTATCGTTTATCAAagctgtatatctatattttcataataatattaagatatggaaAAATCAGGAgctgtcaaataccgtattcaatttaggaaaaacattattttcgcATATTTTTCAGCaggggcgtacccagcttctggcctGGGGGGGGGGGCAAGTCCGATTTTTTCGATCAGATCGCTTGCACTTGTTTTATCATACACACTACACAAAGACACCTATATGAAACTCAAGGTACATGTAGTGTGTAGGGCAAAGCCGCAAGGGATCCTGCTTCATAGGTAAAGGGGGCAtaatatattgtagaacatacaatttccaggGGAGCGGGCAGCTGCCCTCCCCTGCCCCCACTGGGTACGCCAATCAGCAGTTTCTTGTCAAAAGTTTTTCAAAATACACAGCTTGCTCTACAAAATGATCATCAATGCTGTTTAATATCTTATGTGAAAGTGACtctatctttctttctatctGCTACCTTTTCatgatttgatgaaatttggtacaaataaaattttaataatcagATAATATCAGGCTACCCTAGCTGCATTTGCCTAATTGTGCATTGCATGGCGTAAAAATAACAGGTTTTTACATTCGAGATTTAGTTGATTTAACAGTTGCAACAATCCAACTGTAGTTGCACATATTATCTAGTTGTCAAAACTTGACTAAGGAAGAACTACAACTTTTTAACAATAGAAAAAAGAACTTAAATAACATGTACCTATTATTCATAAATAAACCAATTTCtataaactaacaaaaatattgaatacCTACACTGGTCCTGGAATTCCCATAATGGATCAACTCTAATAATACTTATATTACTgtgttggtgtacaataaagctattgtattgtattgtactcagTACCAGAATTGAAAACCTTCCAATATTGCAAgccctaaatattttttttgacattaatgaAGATTTTCCATTAGGTGGAAATATTCAATTTTGCATGCGAACACTTAGCCGAGGAATATAATATGACCTATTTCTTAGGCAGTGCCTCcaagtttttttgtaagtaaaaaattaaatgactgaattgaaatttcataCTGATACATTAAACACAACTGATATGTAGTCACTACattgaaaaaaatctaatatcTGAAATCAATATGACACCAAAGTTGATTCTTGAAACAATGTTCACTTAGTAAAATTATTGAATTTGaggaacaagttttttttaaagtagtgacaataTCTAAAGGACATACTAAAGCTTAACAGTTTGCACCACCAGGTCctaattgcataacaaattacaagcaaatagtattagtgaatttcaatacataaTCACTAACAgtattagcttgtaatttgttatgcaatagGGTCCAGAATTCACATAACATTCCAAGAGATCACATTCAAGCAGTCTATTTAAAATACCTCAAGTTGAGcagtgccggattaagactaagactatttgatgccctaagcaatccacgcgtgtacagtcagcgtcatatagtacgtagcagtcaagatcaccaaatacttggaaacatacaaatagtcattaacattgacccaatcaaggcgatcaaattgctcaggacatccatcgcgtacaaataaatcggagcacgcacatcaccactggtagcgtagcagccataatatccaaaagtatgggacacactagaaaactgagctttatataaaaggtttaaggtttaatctcgtGTTGAGTGCGAATTAACACGTCAGattcgactttttgtttttgacaatcaccgaaaagagtaccaacttgtcagtgatcgttccgtctctttAATTGGGAGCCTGacggcttttttcacatttttattttacattgtcagaattccggattaacggatttccttttaatatggcttgaattggccagtataattacattataaaagagtttttatttaatgaaaaaggtaatgacatgtgcattttgcaccaagagactgaaaatggaacaccgttcacattatattaaagaggactagctaactggatcattggaccttacacggtatgtaataaagtcaagTTTCCTgcggtgtcccatacttttggatactttggctgctatggtataatgtcggcttgaatgttataaagtatgtggcgacgtgcgtgctccactatatttgtacacgatggatttctcgaacaatttgaccgctttgactgattcactggtaatgactattttgtatgtttccaagtatttggtgatcttgactgctacgtactatatgacgctgactgtagcacaatatggcaaataaaacaaatcttaGATTATACACCAACCAGTTAAGTTAACACAAGTAACTGTTAGAATATAAGAGTAACATTCCATGAATAATGATTAGATCTTACCTTATCATAGATTTAGCACTTTCAATTATTGTCCTTccaatcatttatttagtttatttaacttttgacagctcaagtactaattaaaatagtgatgcctTGATGCGTTCCtgattcgatttcttttaacTATTGATAATCGattgattttattaatgaagaagttttaatcaatttaacacattcatattttatttttgctcaacattttgcattgttttataaacattcacaggtgtttaagttactttatcttacatattaaaataaaccatttatgttaatatgtttatcacttcggacggtaatttagtaattttgacaattatgAAGCAGCAAAACTGGATGCGGCAGCGCCGCCAGTTTGTTGCCACTCACAACGAGACGCccgtggtaggtataattaaaaatagtattacagtgcctattttattattttaactttttaatccctaaaagcatattaatgtattcattatttttaaatgactgatataaaatttaatcacaataattttaaatgtatgttttatttataaaatcaatttacttcaaaacggttTTATGTGTCTATGGTCATTCATTACGAATGGGAAATCAATAAGTGGGCGGTACCCGTCCATAAAGTATGCTATtctctgtagtacattgtaccaaaaattattgtaaaacttcatGTGCGTGATctttcaaaagttaaataaacaattgGAACGTCaatatacaatataattatttaaattccttTGAGCTTGTGTGTGAACTaaggtgctcaaaaatatctaaacatgaCTCTACCACTATGACACTTAGATATAATGTGATGCCAATTACACTGTTTTTTAATTACACCACTAATGCATTTGTAATCAATAGTAGGCTTTACTTGCTTTCAATGAAAATGCTAATTACattttagataatttttctggaAACTGTGCTGATTGGGTgaagaaaaatttaaatgtGCCTGTTGTAGCAACAATTTACATGAGACATGAACATTCTATCATAGCCGATGAAGAGGACATTACTCCCTTATACGAGCAATTTGAAACACTTATGGTTGATGTGTTAGATCTGGCCAAAGATCTCTATGGACCTTTATTCAACATGCAGAGAAGACATTCCATTTCTATTACAACTTATTGCATCTTAATTACTATACAtgttattttctaataaaaactatccagCCAATATAAAGCAGATATATTACaacagtttatatttttattctctTTCTATTATATGCAGACTAGACCCTGATAtcaatgtgaaaataaataattgtagtaAAGAGTAAATGTAAGAAACATGattaaagtttgaaaaacaaaattgatGAAATAAAAGCAACAGTAAACAGTAAAAACGAAACTTACCTGTCCTGGAGCCATGTGTCCGATCTGATGTTGCATGTAACCATGGGGTGGGCCCTGGCCTGGCATGTTGGGGTGCTGTGGTCCACCTGGCATATTGGGCAAGCCGTTCGGCCCTGATGGGTGGGATCCGGTCGGCATAGCGTGTCCTGGGCTTCCCATATGACCACCAACCATATGAGGAGGCATCTGATGTGAATTCGGTGGCATTCCCGGATGTTGCTGAGGAGGCCCATTCGCATTGGCCGGTATCGAGTGAGGTGCTGGCCCGGGAGACATGTGGTTCGACATTTGGCCCGGCGGTGCGCCGGGCTGATGTGGCGTCGGCGGCCCGTTCACATGTTGCTGGTTGTATGGACTGTGGGGCGATTGAGGAGGCGCCGGGCTTTGCGTGGGAGGGCCCATCGGACTGGGCGCCTGTGGCGGCGGCATTGGACTGCTCTGAGGAGACGGACTCGCCATCTTCTAAGGATTCCTATATGATTCAATTATGTCACAAGTTGATCATTCGGCATCGCGTTGCGATATGATATGGCGGCGCGTCGCCCAATTTACTGGCTCAATATATCAGTCTTCACACAGTATAAAGACACATCGAAACACTACAAAACCAAAGTAAGGTTTCACGTCTCTAGTACAGAAGGAATGTAGCGTAATTTCTAGAAATACTAGTAACAGGATCAATCTATAAAACAAGCACGAACGCGAGCGAGAAAGTAGATTGCTTGGGATCGGATCACACAGCCAGACACACAGCGCAGCGCAGCACGGCAGGTCGGCAGTACACACAcaaaaacagcagggctactacgaaactcgaagttcgtgtcgtgctatccctctcgctctcgtattaaatagattAAGTGTCAGAgcgatcgcacgacacgaacttcgtgttacgagtttcatagtagccctgctgcccaGTTCCACAGATAGCGACCAATATTTATGTGGGCTTATGTCGTACCATTGGGATAAATTCAGTTACACCacctttagaaaaaaatacgttttttaataatgtaaaccTTTCATAAGACAAGACTTCACTCTGTTCactcattacaaaaaaaaaacaagtcgatAGAATTTTGTCAAATTTGACATGACCCACTACAAGGAACCTTTTGTGTATAGTGCGATTTcatattgttataatattatttttcttcgaATCAATAACCTAGGgtatattattttgataaaacgttTAATTATCATTAAACATTAAGTCATAAGAATGGACTCACTGCATCAGTAATGTGGCGCGAAAGGCCGGTATGcggatttaaatgaaacatctttttaaattaaagtactGAATAAacttattgttaaataaatccCGAAGAAATAATGTACGAAGAAGATGACTATAGCGAAGAAAACACTTGGACATACATTGCATTATGTGGTGAACCGACGCTCTATGAAGGCCTCCGATTTGCGAAAGACTTGATTATAGCTAATGTTATTTTGCGCCTCATTATACAGTACGTTCCTTTGCCGCACAATGTGAGGCATAGCTTGTCTCTAGTAATTGGAACCTTTCTGCTCTACTACAATGTTGGGGCTGCAATTGTATGGACTATATTATTAACAGCCAGTTCATACATTATAATGCTGTTTTTGTCATTTATCACTAGAAAGCGCAGAGGATTAATCGTGTGCGTCCTCACAATTGGATTCTTACTCTTGTGTGAAGTTTATGTATTAAATCCAAAAATGTGGCAGCAGATTCGGGGCATTCAAATGATAGCTGCGATGAAAATAATATCAATTGCCATAGATCTGGACAGGAATTTGTTTAAGAACATGATCAACCCTGTTGAGTTTGGAGGTTACATGATGTGCCCTGCCAATTGTATGCTGGGGCCTTGGATTTCATTCCACTCCTACAGCACATATTTAGATGTAAAGTTCTTGTCTAGAAGGTGGATCAAGCTGATTGTATGTAACCTTGCACTTGCAATGCTATTTTTAGTATTATCAAACTGTATTGTTCCATGGTATATACCTGATGATATAACAAGGTGGTTGGCAGCCTACAGAGATGCACAGGCATTTAGAATGTCACATTATTTTGTGTCAAGCATGTCTGTAGTGACCATGCTGAGTGCAGGCTTTGGTCTTACAAATGATTGTCACTCAGACCTGTCTGTAACAAAACCATTTTTCATTGAATTGCCTAGATCTCTTGTACAAGTAGTAATCTATTGGAATATGCCTATGCATCACTGGCTTAAGAACTACATATTCAAAATATGTCAACCATATGGACATTTTGTTGCTCTGCTCACAACTTACATAGTGTCATCACTGCTTCATGGTTTGAACTTCCAGCTGGCGGCTGTGTTGCTAAGCATTGGTACTTTTTCATATGTGGAGTACAATTTTCGATACAAGGTGGCAGCTGCGTTAGAGGTGTGCTGTTTAGCTAACCCCTGTGCAAAGGTGTGCCATCACAGGCACAAAAAGAACAGTTTTCTTGCTGTGTTTATTAACACTATATTTTCTCTGATTACTATTATTCATCTGGCTTACCTAGGAGTTATGTTTGAAGCATCATTTTCAGTGCAAGAGTCAGGTTATTCATATCATCATACCCTCAGCAAATGGGAGAATCTTAACTATTTCAGTCATGGTCTGGTAGCATtcacatatattatatacttaatgatgtaatttaataaactaTTAAGCTTTCAGGTTGGATAGACAAAGTATCCTTTTCTTCCTATATGCCAgacctttttaataaattaaagcaactttaggttaggtacttatttcCCTTTTTATAGAAATTAACACCATTTTACACTCAAACTACTTAAGGTACTTAGGTATACACTTTGCACTTGtgataaaaatcatatttcaaTTTACTAGCTGAAAGGGGACTTAGTTTTAGGAATTctgaaaatcaattaaaaacttAGGGTATTTATGCATTACTACACAAACATGTTATGATCTTCCCAATTCACAGTAGACTATCAGTggcatgtacagtcgagggcataaatatctatacaatcaCAGCATCAAAtatttgtatagatatttttgacaccTTGGTAACGTACATTTTATGCCCTGGGCTGTAAATACATCAACATTAATTATATAACAATGATCTCCTTTTgtattcttacctatatttcaGCTATTAAGTTAACTATAATCTTATTATATTTAAGTCAAAAAAGTGAAACAtgtattaactttatttttattttttatagaacaaaaatgttttagcTAAAACAGtaagtttatattataaaaataataaacaaattctgAAATTCTcaccaacttattttttttatttcactgaatAACTTTATTACCAATATATTTGATTATGGACATATCTGAAATTCCTTTtggaattattattaaataatgaaatatttgcTGTCCAAGTCTTGTCTTCATTAAATAGTAGTTCTActctgcagtttattttttctaCAGTTGGATTTTCGCAACAAGCTTCAAGATTGTCTCTTTGATCTTTGCTTGAATTAAAGTAATCGGGCCTTGTATATATAATGGCTATTTCATGACTCTTTGTAGATTTTTGAAGTACTCGCAATAATTTTTTTAGGTAAGAATCCATCTTTACCATTTTGAACCTGTGCTCTGACCAATAGAAAGCAGTAAATGTGTCAATTATACATAATGAAATATTGTTATGCTGAGCTAAAACATAGTCTAACTTTTGCAAAGTAGTATTCAACTGAAAATCATCGAAAATATCTTGTATGTACAAATTATCCAAAACTTGCTTTAACATTTCAGTACATTCTATATTAGAATTGAATTTTCTTCTAGAGAGAAGTTTTAGCTGCAACAATGCTGTCAATGCTTGTAGTGTGATGTGTCCATctgtatttaaaataagaacTCCGGATTCAGCACCGCCTAATTCCATAGGAAGTAGAGCCTCACAAATAATATCAATCAGTAAAAAGGAACTGCTTCTGTTGCTGAATATTTCAATAATATCACCATATTTCGGTCCTGAACCAAATAAATTTGGATAAAAGTTCtcaatttttgttttctttgcaGTTAGTCTAGAAAGCAATTGTATTCCAGATTCTACTTTAAATTTAGTTCCATCCATCTTAAAAAAGTTAACTTTTCATTACCTAGTAATGAATAAAGTATTTAACGATGgactaaactattattttaaaattttcgcgCCTTCTCAGCTTTTTGTTCAAACCAGCCAGTCAGATCTAGTtttgttttacaatttttacATCACTTTTTCTCACGAaacatgttgttgttgttgtttctttaaaaaaatatggctctgtccatcggaggacaattttgccagtgtctagtagtttttgccgttgtacggtaaaaaaattctagaaaacgaaatatgagaggtgatggtggatgaacgatgacagcgcgaatccctcacgaaacataaaaaaacagctTTTATTTTGGTGCTTTGAGTACTTAACTTGACAGACAGTGACAAGGGGGTTTGCAGCAGTGCTGCCAACGACTCgtaacctgcagggctactacg harbors:
- the LOC141426294 gene encoding carboxypeptidase O-like isoform X7, with translation MGTVLAVLRYELKRCFKERFWAKNRKQFYSKKLCPDNTLALGVNIDRNWFEESQGFEKGECSNFYPGEHPLSEEETMALASLIDRIAPRTIAFFNLRAFDQLITIPYAQSGKLSMNHNTLVEIFNFACEHLAEEYNMTYFLGSASKFFYNFSGNCADWVKKNLNVPVVATIYMRHEHSIIADEEDITPLYEQFETLMVDVLDLAKDLYGPLFNMQRRHSISITTYCILITIHVIF
- the LOC141426294 gene encoding zinc carboxypeptidase-like isoform X1 → MLLAKIAIYFLSLLTNCITCENDSAERGKNYTIYQIIAFTAAERNILQYMQQTLKHTSFLNGITNEAALPIYVAVDNCCLKIFTDTLSKYAIFYAKISDYRYEPRHDMKHNQTRYLYTWNHISSWIKKILRKYPKSIKESIIGRTFENKDLTLLKVSTGRRKPVIFIVGGEDGRDWTSAAIILQFIKNILENNLEELRNFYDFFFIPIFNPDGYSFSSSKERFWAKNRKQFYSKKLCPDNTLALGVNIDRNWFEESQGFEKGECSNFYPGEHPLSEEETMALASLIDRIAPRTIAFFNLRAFDQLITIPYAQSGKLSMNHNTLVEIFNFACEHLAEEYNMTYFLGSASKFFYNFSGNCADWVKKNLNVPVVATIYMRHEHSIIADEEDITPLYEQFETLMVDVLDLAKDLYGPLFNMQRRHSISITTYCILITIHVIF
- the LOC141426294 gene encoding zinc carboxypeptidase-like isoform X2, which encodes MLLAKIAIYFLSLLTNCITCENDSAERGKNYTIYQIIAFTAAERNILQYMQQTLKHTSFLNGITNEAALPIYVAVDNCCLKIFTDTLSKYAIFYAKISDYRYEPHDMKHNQTRYLYTWNHISSWIKKILRKYPKSIKESIIGRTFENKDLTLLKVSTGRRKPVIFIVGGEDGRDWTSAAIILQFIKNILENNLEELRNFYDFFFIPIFNPDGYSFSSSKERFWAKNRKQFYSKKLCPDNTLALGVNIDRNWFEESQGFEKGECSNFYPGEHPLSEEETMALASLIDRIAPRTIAFFNLRAFDQLITIPYAQSGKLSMNHNTLVEIFNFACEHLAEEYNMTYFLGSASKFFYNFSGNCADWVKKNLNVPVVATIYMRHEHSIIADEEDITPLYEQFETLMVDVLDLAKDLYGPLFNMQRRHSISITTYCILITIHVIF
- the por gene encoding protein-serine O-palmitoleoyltransferase por, which encodes MYEEDDYSEENTWTYIALCGEPTLYEGLRFAKDLIIANVILRLIIQYVPLPHNVRHSLSLVIGTFLLYYNVGAAIVWTILLTASSYIIMLFLSFITRKRRGLIVCVLTIGFLLLCEVYVLNPKMWQQIRGIQMIAAMKIISIAIDLDRNLFKNMINPVEFGGYMMCPANCMLGPWISFHSYSTYLDVKFLSRRWIKLIVCNLALAMLFLVLSNCIVPWYIPDDITRWLAAYRDAQAFRMSHYFVSSMSVVTMLSAGFGLTNDCHSDLSVTKPFFIELPRSLVQVVIYWNMPMHHWLKNYIFKICQPYGHFVALLTTYIVSSLLHGLNFQLAAVLLSIGTFSYVEYNFRYKVAAALEVCCLANPCAKVCHHRHKKNSFLAVFINTIFSLITIIHLAYLGVMFEASFSVQESGYSYHHTLSKWENLNYFSHGLVAFTYIIYLMM
- the LOC141438389 gene encoding DNA repair protein XRCC2-like, whose amino-acid sequence is MDGTKFKVESGIQLLSRLTAKKTKIENFYPNLFGSGPKYGDIIEIFSNRSSSFLLIDIICEALLPMELGGAESGVLILNTDGHITLQALTALLQLKLLSRRKFNSNIECTEMLKQVLDNLYIQDIFDDFQLNTTLQKLDYVLAQHNNISLCIIDTFTAFYWSEHRFKMVKMDSYLKKLLRVLQKSTKSHEIAIIYTRPDYFNSSKDQRDNLEACCENPTVEKINCRVELLFNEDKTWTANISLFNNNSKRNFRYVHNQIYW